Proteins from one Hoplias malabaricus isolate fHopMal1 chromosome 2, fHopMal1.hap1, whole genome shotgun sequence genomic window:
- the setd4 gene encoding SET domain-containing protein 4: MKNSSGRRARKKKRKKREGPQSVTLSHEAHFVDLRRWLKKKGFNTQSLTPANFPDTGRGLMASKSIQANGVVISLPKSCLLTTDTVLKSYMGEYVKRWDPPVSPLVALCSFLIVERHYGEASEWSSYIKILPKSYTCPVYFSDDIMDLLPESVRQKAIRQKEEFQELYFYSQPFFLSLQPLFTQPVEDLFNQDTFKWAWCSVNTRTVYMEQVQSEYLSREKNAFALAPYLDLLNHCPSVQVVAGFNKQTQCYEIRSVQGCRMFDQVFICYGPHDNQRLLLEYGFVAPGNQHSVAYVDLGILKLCLNEGDKQLRQKLQFLKDNDFLRNLTFGVDGPSWRLMTVLKLLSLKPEQYSSWKSVLLGAAVSWDREEWCIHKAQILCQYLSDDNAKALERLAQLRPCGDQTRLEQLSVVESLRQEERVILERSKEVLRTVL; encoded by the exons ATGAAAAACAGCAGTGGAAGAAGAGcaagaaaaaagaagaggaaaaagcGAGAAGGACCTCAGAGTG ttaCTTTATCCCACGAAGCCCATTTTGTGGATCTGCGAAGGTGGCTCAAAAAGAAAGGCTTCAACACTCAGTCCCTGACACCAGCCAACTTCCCGG ATACTGGAAGAGGACTAATGGCTTCAAAGTCTATTCAG GCTAATGGTGTGGTGATTTCCTTACCTAAGAGCTGCTTGTTGACTACAGACACCGTTCTGAAGAGTTACATGGGAGAATATGTAAAGAG GTGGGATCcccctgtgtctcctctcgTGGCCCTATGTTCTTTCCTGATTGTTGAGAGACACTATGGAGAGGCCTCAGAATGGAGCTCTTACATTAAAATCCTCCCCAAGTCCTACACATGTCCAGTGTACTTCTCAGATGACATCATGGACCTCCTGCCTGAGAGTGTCCGACAAAAGGCAATAAGGCAAAAAGAAGAGTTTCAGGAGCTTTATTTCTATTCACAGCCATTTTTCTTGTCCCTTCAGCCTCTTTTCACCCAGCCCGTGGAGGACTTGTTTAACCAGGACACATTTAAATGGGCATGGTGCAGTGTAAATACACGTACTGTGTATATGGAGCAGGTCCAGAGTGAATATCTCTCGAGGGAGAAGAATGCTTTTGCACTGGCACCATATCTGGATCTACTGAATCACTGTCCTAGTGTCCAG gtTGTAGCAGGGTTCAATAAGCAGACCCAGTGTTATGAGATCAGGAGTGTCCAAGGCTGTAGGATGTTCGACCAGGTCTTCATCTGCTATGGCCCCCATGACAACCAGCGACTCCTGCTGGAATATGGTTTTGTTGCCCCTGGCAACCAGCATAGTGTTGCCTATGTTGACTTAG GTATACTTAAGTTATGTCTGAATGAAGGAGACAAACAACTACGACAAAAGCTCCAGTTCCTGAAGGACAACGACTTTTTAAG GAACCTCACATTTGGTGTGGACGGGCCGTCCTGGAGGCTGATGACTGTGCTTAAATTACTGTCCCTGAAGCCAGAGCAATA CTCCAGCTGGAAGAGTGTCCTCTTGGGGGCAGCAGTGAGCTGGGATAGAGAGGAGTGGTGCATTCACAAAGCACAAATTCTTTGCCAATATCTCAGTGATGACAACGCCAAAGCTTTGGAGAGG ttaGCTCAGCTCCGACCCTGTGGGGACCAGACCCGACTGGAGCAGCTCTCTGTGGTTGAGAGTCTGAGACAGGAGGAGCGAGTGATTCTAGAACGTTCTAAAGAGGTTCTCCGAACTGTTCTGTAA